The Chitinophaga sp. H8 genome contains a region encoding:
- a CDS encoding DinB family protein: MKTQILATLENAKQYTLAVADGMPAEHYHFKPASEVWDFNELMHHIGYGIYWWEENLIRQQESDWQPPKVTSSKKQTIAYLEKAFDFLKQQVETMAGDKTAIQGFHATIDHITHHRGQATIHLRCKGIEPPAYRY, from the coding sequence ATGAAAACACAAATCTTAGCTACACTGGAAAATGCAAAGCAATATACCCTGGCAGTAGCGGACGGAATGCCAGCTGAGCATTACCATTTTAAACCTGCAAGCGAGGTATGGGATTTTAACGAGCTGATGCATCACATTGGGTATGGCATTTACTGGTGGGAAGAAAACCTGATCCGGCAGCAGGAGTCCGACTGGCAGCCACCCAAAGTAACTTCCAGTAAAAAGCAAACTATTGCCTACCTGGAAAAGGCTTTCGACTTTTTAAAGCAGCAAGTGGAAACCATGGCAGGGGATAAAACTGCAATACAGGGGTTCCATGCCACCATCGACCATATCACCCATCACAGGGGCCAGGCTACCATACACCTGCGATGCAAAGGTATTGAACCACCAGCGTACAGATATTAG
- a CDS encoding AraC family transcriptional regulator: MQAEILTIYDSSLCSVHNFLCRCQDCSVSEKEYQENFSIAYIRKGNFKFNVFRNDLDAYSGLFLICKPGYEYHVGHIHNMPDECTIFSFSPHSTSLLLAQTDAFSFFFNNPDMQSLLVKATPEMEYLHFCIFNLLSTSRCPQLYVEQLMVELFIMILSAGSTTHHKTHLTEKQKRYYLPVIETVKEFINGHYTEEISLPQLAALGHMSPFHFNRLFRQFTLSSPYGYLRQIRLKEAQLQISHTKSSITAIAFATGFNSLEHFSAAYKKHFGQSPVAMRS; the protein is encoded by the coding sequence ATGCAGGCTGAAATATTAACCATCTATGATTCATCACTGTGTTCCGTGCATAATTTTCTGTGCCGTTGTCAGGATTGCAGTGTATCTGAAAAAGAATACCAGGAAAATTTTTCCATTGCTTATATCCGTAAGGGTAACTTTAAGTTCAATGTATTCCGGAACGATCTCGATGCATATAGTGGGCTGTTTCTGATCTGTAAGCCCGGCTATGAATATCATGTGGGCCATATCCATAATATGCCGGACGAATGCACGATCTTCTCCTTTTCACCCCATAGTACCTCCTTATTGCTCGCGCAGACAGACGCCTTTTCATTCTTTTTTAATAATCCGGATATGCAGTCTCTCCTGGTAAAGGCCACCCCTGAAATGGAATACCTGCATTTTTGTATTTTCAACCTGTTATCCACCTCCCGTTGTCCGCAATTGTATGTTGAGCAATTAATGGTGGAACTCTTTATAATGATATTATCTGCAGGATCAACAACACACCACAAAACGCATCTTACAGAAAAACAAAAAAGATATTATCTCCCGGTCATTGAAACCGTAAAGGAATTTATCAACGGGCATTATACAGAAGAGATTTCTTTGCCTCAGCTGGCTGCTCTTGGCCATATGAGTCCTTTTCATTTTAACCGGCTATTCAGACAATTCACCTTATCCTCTCCTTATGGTTATCTGCGGCAAATCAGGTTAAAAGAGGCACAGTTACAGATCAGCCATACGAAATCCTCCATCACTGCAATTGCTTTTGCTACAGGCTTTAATAGCCTGGAACACTTTTCAGCTGCCTATAAAAAACATTTTGGGCAATCTCCGGTAGCCATGCGGTCCTGA
- a CDS encoding glyoxalase superfamily protein, with protein sequence MSDTPFQIESINPILYVKDMAVSRNFYVKLLGFEEDEWGDDIFTCISRDGFCIYLCKGAQGVPGTWLWVGFSGDIFALYQALLLKEVTIRTPPQNYSWALEMHVQDPDGHILRFGTTPDENQPYLDKQ encoded by the coding sequence ATGTCTGATACTCCCTTTCAAATTGAATCCATAAATCCCATCCTGTATGTTAAGGATATGGCGGTGAGCCGGAATTTCTATGTAAAGCTACTTGGTTTTGAGGAAGACGAATGGGGGGATGATATTTTTACCTGTATTTCCAGGGATGGTTTTTGTATCTATTTATGCAAGGGGGCACAAGGTGTGCCAGGAACATGGCTGTGGGTTGGCTTTTCAGGAGATATTTTTGCCTTGTATCAAGCCTTATTATTAAAAGAGGTAACTATCAGAACCCCGCCTCAGAACTATTCCTGGGCTTTGGAAATGCATGTACAGGACCCTGATGGTCATATCCTGAGATTTGGAACAACACCAGATGAAAATCAACCATACCTGGATAAACAATAG
- a CDS encoding FecR domain-containing protein, translating into MEDQPDISSLAEKWLNGTITPAEKQQFEDWYNRQPGLSIEWLKDETADELRKKIFLSIISRLETTPAIPEEAPVIDMPRRSKWRQRVSVAAAVLMLLGSTVIYFYISNNKTTTRQMPVAGISTGAIMTGKTKATLTLSDGTVIQLDSMKTDQIVLQGSTSVYKNEDGEIVYEPGSNETGELYNTLTIPRGSGLSSVMLSDGSKVWLNVESTLRFPVAFSSKERKVRVTGEAYFEVSKDASRKFLVETEGATTEVLGTHFNVNTYEKPEEVLVTLLEGAVRVSNPAAQEQLLQPGQQAEVKPVGIILLNKMPDLEAVMAWKHGLFKMDNSDVHTVMAQLARWYDVEVRFEKDLEDIRFSGTISRNTDLAKVLEMLSMTKEVRFRQEGEKIVVYPF; encoded by the coding sequence ATGGAGGATCAACCAGATATCAGTTCCCTGGCGGAAAAATGGTTAAATGGTACCATTACCCCTGCAGAAAAACAGCAGTTCGAAGACTGGTATAACCGCCAGCCAGGACTTAGCATAGAATGGCTAAAGGATGAAACAGCAGATGAATTACGCAAAAAAATCTTTCTGTCTATCATTTCCAGATTGGAAACAACACCGGCAATACCGGAAGAAGCCCCGGTTATTGACATGCCTCGTCGCTCTAAATGGAGGCAGAGGGTATCTGTGGCAGCAGCGGTACTGATGTTGTTAGGCAGTACGGTTATCTATTTCTATATCAGCAATAATAAGACAACTACCAGGCAAATGCCTGTTGCGGGTATCAGCACCGGAGCAATAATGACAGGTAAGACAAAGGCAACTCTTACCCTGTCTGATGGTACCGTTATTCAGTTAGATAGCATGAAAACGGACCAGATCGTTTTACAGGGTAGTACTTCGGTATATAAAAATGAAGATGGAGAGATTGTGTATGAACCAGGTTCAAACGAAACAGGAGAACTGTACAATACCCTTACTATACCCAGGGGGAGCGGATTATCATCTGTTATGCTGTCTGATGGCAGTAAAGTATGGCTGAACGTGGAAAGTACCTTACGTTTTCCTGTTGCATTCTCCAGCAAGGAAAGAAAAGTCCGGGTTACCGGAGAGGCCTATTTTGAAGTAAGCAAGGATGCTTCGAGGAAGTTCCTGGTAGAAACGGAAGGGGCTACAACAGAGGTACTGGGTACCCATTTTAATGTAAATACCTATGAAAAACCGGAGGAAGTATTGGTGACCCTGTTGGAAGGGGCGGTGCGGGTAAGCAATCCTGCTGCGCAGGAACAATTACTGCAACCGGGACAGCAGGCAGAGGTGAAGCCTGTTGGAATTATCCTGCTTAATAAAATGCCCGATCTGGAAGCGGTGATGGCCTGGAAGCACGGATTATTCAAGATGGATAATTCGGATGTACACACCGTAATGGCACAACTGGCCCGATGGTACGATGTGGAGGTCCGGTTTGAAAAAGACCTGGAGGACATACGTTTTTCCGGAACAATATCGAGAAATACCGATTTGGCAAAAGTGCTGGAAATGCTATCAATGACAAAGGAAGTAAGGTTCAGACAGGAAGGGGAAAAAATCGTTGTATATCCTTTCTGA
- a CDS encoding TonB-dependent receptor codes for MKIDTSRHGVPCRRMRRIPALHVQRIIFALLLVSTLQVSAVSYSQQLTFSYKDASLAQIFAEIKKQSGYLFICSSKQLENTRNVTINVKNASLDYVLNLCFKEQPVTYKIVEKTIVVIPRDGGNMIQTNMEADPIQVRGTVVDETGAPLPGVSIQLKGTKTGTSSDASGKYVITVPQNSTLVFSYTGFAPQEIAVNNKTVVNIQMARLETKLNELVVIGYGSQLKKDISGSVAVVGEKDFNKGVTQTVADLLQGKVAGLTITTETGDVTAKQTIRLRGTSSLTGSSAPFVVIDGVPGMDMNSVAPQDIESISVLKDAAATAIYGSRSASGVILITTKKGKAGQQKIQLNSYIAVDQVSNKPRLLTAGEWRAYTKDNGMDVTGLDVGGNTDWFREIMRTGVSHNHSLSLSGGSDKGNYRASVNYLNREGIMRDNDVKRLNLLFAVNQKILDGKVTLSLVGGAVQSDFSPTNSFNTVLAYTMLPVYNIKNPDGTWFEKFDWEQGNPVHNIAENRNLVKSSQLYGNGNIKAKLFDGFTAGINLFKQRSTQDSSRYNAITTQAGRTDRGYAFRANSVWDKNLMEITGDYDKSFGKHNLKLLAGYSYEENYTQYMRAANRGFITDQFEYNNLGGGENLFPGDVGSMKELSKLISFFGRANYSFDGKYTVSGTLRRDGSSKFGNQNKWGLFPSASAAWTISDEAFLRESKVIDELKFRAGYGIVGNQEGIGPYSSIALYGKGDEYYDNGRWRNTYKYAQNDNPNLKWEETATMNVGFDYMLFGGRLSGAMDYYVKKTSDLLYVYNVPVPPNLYPTTLANVGDMTNKGFELTINTENIRTKDLKWTTSLNFATNKNVVNRLSNELYQTESIKTGGISLRGSGNLTSHIIEEGREVGTFYGWRSLGLDNNGKYIFEDINKDGEINSLDYTYIGQAMPRFTYGIYNAVTYKRFNFSVFFRGVYGNDVLNNPRLQYGNKKWLPGSNVMKEALTNGINDDPKYSSYYIEKGSFLRLDNLSLSYNLIEKGFKGINGLRLYVSAQNLFVITNFKGLDPEVNMSGLAPGVMENVFVPRARTYSFGVDINF; via the coding sequence ATGAAAATTGACACCTCTCGCCATGGCGTTCCATGCCGGCGGATGCGGCGTATCCCTGCCTTGCATGTTCAAAGAATCATTTTTGCTTTGCTGTTGGTATCAACCCTCCAGGTGAGTGCTGTTAGCTATTCACAACAACTTACGTTTTCCTATAAGGATGCATCTCTGGCGCAGATATTTGCAGAGATAAAGAAACAAAGCGGATACTTGTTTATATGTAGCAGCAAACAACTGGAAAATACCAGGAATGTAACGATTAACGTAAAGAATGCCTCCCTTGATTATGTGCTTAACCTTTGTTTTAAAGAACAGCCTGTAACGTATAAAATAGTGGAGAAAACGATTGTAGTGATACCCAGGGATGGTGGAAATATGATACAGACAAACATGGAGGCAGATCCTATTCAGGTAAGGGGAACAGTAGTGGATGAAACAGGTGCCCCTTTGCCAGGAGTGAGTATTCAGCTCAAAGGGACGAAAACAGGTACCAGCTCAGATGCTTCAGGAAAGTATGTAATTACGGTACCTCAAAATAGTACCCTGGTATTTTCATATACCGGGTTTGCGCCACAGGAAATTGCTGTGAATAACAAAACAGTGGTGAATATTCAGATGGCGAGGTTGGAAACCAAACTGAACGAACTGGTGGTAATTGGATATGGTTCGCAATTGAAAAAAGACATTTCGGGATCTGTTGCCGTGGTTGGGGAAAAGGATTTTAACAAAGGGGTTACGCAAACAGTGGCGGACTTGCTGCAAGGTAAGGTTGCCGGGTTAACGATAACAACGGAAACGGGGGATGTAACAGCTAAACAAACAATCCGGTTAAGGGGTACTTCCTCCCTTACAGGATCAAGTGCACCATTTGTAGTGATAGACGGGGTGCCGGGCATGGACATGAATTCAGTGGCGCCACAGGACATTGAATCTATCAGTGTTCTCAAAGATGCGGCTGCCACCGCCATCTATGGTTCCAGATCGGCTAGTGGTGTGATATTGATTACCACAAAAAAGGGAAAAGCCGGACAACAAAAAATCCAGCTGAACAGCTACATAGCAGTAGATCAGGTGTCTAATAAACCAAGGTTACTGACAGCAGGTGAATGGCGTGCATATACGAAAGACAATGGCATGGATGTAACCGGGCTGGATGTAGGAGGTAATACTGATTGGTTCAGGGAAATTATGCGTACCGGTGTTTCCCATAATCATAGCCTGTCCCTGTCTGGCGGCTCGGATAAAGGTAATTACCGGGCTTCAGTAAACTATCTGAACAGGGAAGGTATTATGAGAGACAATGACGTGAAGCGGCTCAATCTGCTCTTTGCTGTTAATCAGAAAATACTGGATGGTAAGGTAACCTTATCACTGGTAGGAGGTGCGGTACAAAGCGATTTCTCTCCTACAAACAGTTTTAATACTGTACTGGCTTATACCATGCTGCCGGTTTACAATATTAAAAACCCCGATGGTACCTGGTTTGAAAAATTTGATTGGGAACAGGGCAACCCGGTACATAACATCGCAGAAAACCGGAACCTTGTTAAATCAAGCCAATTGTACGGAAACGGTAATATTAAAGCGAAACTGTTTGACGGATTTACAGCCGGCATTAACCTGTTCAAGCAACGGTCTACACAGGATAGCAGCCGTTACAATGCAATCACTACGCAGGCTGGCAGGACAGACCGGGGATATGCTTTCCGCGCAAATAGCGTGTGGGATAAAAATCTGATGGAGATAACAGGAGATTATGACAAAAGTTTTGGCAAGCATAACCTGAAACTACTCGCAGGGTATTCATATGAAGAGAACTATACGCAGTATATGAGGGCGGCCAACAGGGGCTTTATCACGGACCAGTTTGAATACAATAACCTGGGAGGAGGCGAAAATCTCTTTCCGGGTGATGTAGGTTCTATGAAGGAACTCAGTAAACTGATCTCCTTTTTCGGAAGGGCAAATTATAGCTTTGATGGCAAATATACCGTTAGTGGAACCTTACGCAGAGATGGTTCTTCAAAATTCGGTAACCAGAACAAATGGGGACTTTTTCCCTCCGCATCTGCTGCCTGGACCATTTCAGATGAAGCCTTTCTGCGGGAAAGTAAAGTGATCGATGAACTGAAATTCAGAGCAGGTTACGGAATAGTAGGAAACCAGGAAGGTATTGGCCCTTACAGCTCTATTGCATTATATGGAAAAGGAGATGAATACTATGACAATGGCAGATGGAGAAATACGTATAAATATGCGCAGAATGATAACCCCAATCTGAAATGGGAAGAAACTGCTACTATGAACGTGGGATTTGATTATATGCTCTTTGGTGGCCGCTTGTCTGGTGCTATGGATTATTACGTGAAGAAAACAAGTGATCTGCTGTATGTATATAATGTGCCGGTACCTCCCAACTTATATCCTACTACGCTGGCCAATGTAGGGGATATGACTAACAAAGGTTTTGAGCTGACCATCAATACAGAAAACATCCGTACCAAAGACCTGAAATGGACCACTTCCCTGAACTTTGCTACCAATAAAAATGTGGTGAACAGGTTGTCTAATGAGCTGTATCAGACGGAGAGTATTAAAACCGGGGGTATCAGCCTGCGTGGTTCCGGTAATCTTACCAGCCATATTATTGAGGAAGGCCGGGAGGTAGGTACGTTTTATGGCTGGAGATCACTAGGACTGGATAATAACGGGAAGTACATTTTTGAAGACATCAATAAGGATGGGGAGATTAACAGTCTTGATTATACTTACATCGGACAGGCTATGCCACGTTTTACATATGGTATCTATAATGCAGTTACTTACAAGCGCTTTAATTTTTCCGTCTTTTTCAGGGGAGTATATGGCAATGATGTATTGAACAATCCAAGATTACAATATGGTAATAAAAAGTGGCTACCGGGATCCAACGTTATGAAAGAAGCATTGACTAACGGTATTAACGATGATCCTAAGTATTCCAGCTATTATATTGAGAAAGGTTCTTTTCTCAGGTTGGACAACCTCAGTCTTTCCTATAATCTGATTGAGAAAGGCTTTAAGG